The nucleotide window CAGGCCATTCACGGTGGTCGCTATTGGCTGAAGTCTTTTAGCTTGAATATCTTCCGCCATTCTAGCGGATAGGTGGCCATTGCCAGTTGTTGCCAAATCGTGAGTGACAGTGCATTGTCACTCGCGATTCGCTTGAAAATCCCATGGTCGCGAATCTCATAATCTCCTCATCGACCGTGAATGGCCTGATGAGCTGGCTTGGAACCCTGGAGTCCTGCACATGGTTTTTTTAAACCGCATCTACACGAAGTCCGGCGACGCGGGCGAAACGGGCCTCGGCGACGGCTCTCGCGTTCCAAAGGACGCGGCACGTGTTGTGGCTTACGGCGAGGTGGACGAACTCAACGCGGTACTCGGTCTGGTCACCGCGAACTGCCCGGAGTGCCCCGAACGCGCCCTCATCCGGACGATCCAAAACGACCTGTTCGATGTGGGTGCGGACCTGTGCGTGCCGCAACCGGAGAGCGAAGGGGGCAACCAGGGCCTGCGAATCGTTCCGGCACAGTACGAGCGGTTGGAGAAGGCGATCGACCGCTTGAACGAACCGCTGGAACCGCTCCGGAGTTTCATCCTGCCCGGCGGCACGCCGGCGGCGGTCTGGCTGCACCTGGCGCGCACCGTGTGCCGCCGGGCCGAGCGCACGGTGGTCACGCTCACGCACACCGAAAAGGTCAACCCGCACGCGCTCATCTACCTGAACCGGCTGAGCGATTTGCTGTTCGTGCTCGGTCGCGTCGCTAACGACAACGGCAAAGGCGACGTACTCTGGGTGCCCGGCGCGAGCCGCGAGGGGGAGTAAAAGGCCGAAGAGGATTGGCCACAAAGAAGCACAAAAGGGAACCAAAGAGGATTGGCCGCAAAGAAGCACAAAAAGCACAAAAGGAAGCAGAAGACCAAGACAGCAGAGTGGGTTCAAACAAACTCTATTGTCTTGGCTTTGGTTCCCTTTTGTGCTTTTTGTGCTTCTTTGTGGCCAATCCTTTTCTGCCTGTTTTGTGCTTCTTTGCGGCCATTCGTCTTCGGCCTTTTACTTACGGCTCGGGTCGCCGTAGTGGCACGCGCTGCACGATTTCGTCAGGCTCGTGAACGCGTCCGTCGCGGCCTTCTTGTTCTTCGCGCTGGCGGCCTTGCTCAATGCGGCGGCGCCGGCAATGTACTTGTCGGGCGACGTGTACCCGAGGTCCGTCTTCTTGAACGACTCGCCCATCGTAACGAACGCCTTTGCGTCTTTCACCACCCGCTCCCAGTCCGGCGACTCGCAGCCCAACTCCTGGAGCGTAAGGGCGTGGGGGGATTTCGCTCCGACGTGCGTCTCCTTCATCAACTTCGCGATGTCTTTATTCGTCAGCTTGGTTTCCGCCTTCGTCGGCTCGCCTGAAATGCTCACGGTGGTCAGTAGTGCTGAGCCGGCCAGGGCCAGCGCGAACACGGTTCGCTTCATGAATGTGGCTCCGTAATGGGTTCGGGAGTAAGGGCCTACTTGTTCACAGCGGGTTGAATCAGGTCTGCGGGCGCGAACTCGTCCGGCTGAACGCGGTCCTTCGAGGCGAAGAACCCAGCCGACGTTCGTTGCGTGGTTCCGACGACGTGCCACAAATTCTTATCAGTCGCATCACGAACGAAGATCCGCGATTCGTCGCCGGACGAGGCGGACAGAACGTCGAGCAGTGGTTGGTTGTCGGTCGCGACCGGCGCCAGTTTGACGCTCGCGCCGTAGGCCGCCACCCGGGGGCCGTCTGCGTTGAAAGACGCCGAGTCCACGAAGTGAAACGCGTCGTCGGATTTACCCTCCAGCATTTGCCGCCACAACTCCGACTTGACCCGCGCCACCAGCACCGGCTGGCGGCGGAAGAACTCGGGAACGGTCTCGGGCCGGTCGGTCACAACGGTGATGTCGCGGGCCGGGTTCCGCAGCACGAACCGGCTTGGCTTCCTCACAGCCCCCGCGTCGGGCGTTTGCGGTGCGCGGGCTTCCGCCG belongs to Gemmata obscuriglobus and includes:
- a CDS encoding cob(I)yrinic acid a,c-diamide adenosyltransferase, whose translation is MVFLNRIYTKSGDAGETGLGDGSRVPKDAARVVAYGEVDELNAVLGLVTANCPECPERALIRTIQNDLFDVGADLCVPQPESEGGNQGLRIVPAQYERLEKAIDRLNEPLEPLRSFILPGGTPAAVWLHLARTVCRRAERTVVTLTHTEKVNPHALIYLNRLSDLLFVLGRVANDNGKGDVLWVPGASREGE
- a CDS encoding cytochrome c, with the protein product MKRTVFALALAGSALLTTVSISGEPTKAETKLTNKDIAKLMKETHVGAKSPHALTLQELGCESPDWERVVKDAKAFVTMGESFKKTDLGYTSPDKYIAGAAALSKAASAKNKKAATDAFTSLTKSCSACHYGDPSRK